One Nostoc sp. CENA543 genomic window, CAAACACCCTAATCAATTGCAAGGTAAACGAGTTTTAGTTATTGGTGGTGGTAACTCTGCTTGTGATGTCGCAGCAGAAGCGGCGCGTGTAGCGGCTAAGTCGGTTTTAAGTATGCGGGAATCAGTCTGGTTTATTCCCAAAACCTTCGCTGGTGTTCCCGTTGCAGACCGTGCCAAAGGCTCATCACCGTTATGGTATCAAAGACTGATGACTCATTTACTCATTCGTCTCACCTTCGGCAAACATGAAGATTATGGTTTACCCGAACCCAAACACCGAATTTTTGAGAAACATCCCACATTAAATAGTGAAGTTCCCTATTACATCAAACACGGTCGGATTACGGCTAAACCAGGAGTGAGTTTTTTGGATGGCGATGAAGTCGAGTTTGTTGATGGTACTCGTGAAGTATTTGACCTCATCGTTTGTGGAACTGGCTACTATGTTTCCTACCCCTTTCTTCCCCCAGAACTTCAACGCGTAGAAGGTTCAGTGGTGAAATGCTATGAAGGTTCATTTTTAGATGATTACAAAGGATTATATTTTATCGGCTGGGAACAACCACGAGGTGGGGTAGGTTCAATTATTTCTGCTTATGGGCCACTTTTTGCACGTTATCTAAAACTGCAAGATGAAATTAATATTCCACTGGGGTTAGTGTTAAAAGAAATGGGACACAAGCTACCAGAAACGCATTTATATGACCCACATAAATCTTTTAAACAATGGGAAAAAGCGAACCGTTCATTTCATAAGATTGTCAAAAAAGCCCATCAATTAGAACGTCAACATCCTGACTTTCAGAACCAGGTAATAGCAAATTAGATTTTGTCAAAAGTTGGATGAGTGAATATTAACTCATCACAGTAAAGTGAAGAGGTTTGTAGTAAGGACTTTAGTCCTTAGACGAGGAATGAAGTCCTCACTACAAACTAAAATAAAATAATGACTATATTTATAGAATTACTAAGTAGGTATGATTAAATATTAAGATGTCATTGCGATTACTTCGCTTCGCTCTCTACGAGACGCTTCGCGAACACAATGACGGAATATATTATATTTATTTACGCCTAGCTACTCATCCCCAAAACAATGTCAACGGCTGAATTAAAAGCAATTGCTAAAAAACGAGGAATTACTGGTATTAGTAAGATGAAAAAAGATGAACTTGTAGCAGTCCTAAGTAAATCTTAAAATTAGCTTACATAGAGTTTTAGAAACACCCAATATCAAGATGAGTGTGTAAATTCTGTATGTAATTACATCACCCTATTGAGTGATTTGAAAACACTTAGCTAGTAAAAATGGTTCACCTATTTGATAGAGGGAGTTAACAAATTACCCAGTGAAGATGTTAATAACCTTTAGTGGTGCTAAAAATGGCTAAGGCAAACCCAGTACAAATTCAGAAACACTTGAAAGGTGTTGACTATCCAGCCAATAAGCAAGACTTAATCCAGCACGCTCAACAAAAAGGTGCTGATCAAAATATAATTTCCCTCTTGGAAAAATTACCGGAGGATGAAGAATACGACACTCCAACAGACGTTAATAAGGCAATAGGCGAGATAGATTAAGAGGCAGGGGACAGAGGAGGCAGGGGGGCAGGGAACAGGGAGAAAAGGGAAAGTTTTCTCTCCCTTGCCCCCTGCACCCTGCACCAATTCCTCTTGTATGCCCTATGCCCCAAAGTAATCTCCCGATTTACCACCAGTTTTACTAATTAGGCGAATGGCTTCAATTTGCATCGACTTTTCTAGGGCTTTTGCCATGTCGTATAAAGTCAACGCTGCTACAGAAACAGCCGTTAAAGCTTCCATTTCTACACCGGTTTCAGCTTTAGTTTTGACTGTCGCCCGAATTTGATAACCAGGTAGTTCAGAATCGGGTGTAATTTCGACGGTGACTTTTTGCAGTGGTAAGGGGTGACAGAGGGGAATCAAATTAGAAGTCTGTTTAGCCGCCATAATTCCAGCTATCCGCGCCGTGGCTAAAACATCGCCTTTAGGAGTGTTGCCCGCTTGAATCGCCGCTAAAGTTTCTGGCAGCATCCGCACTTGGGCAGCAGCCACAGCTTCCCTGACAGTAGAGGCTTTCGCGGAAACATCTACCATCTGTGCTTGACCCTGATGATCAAGGTGAGTGAGGTTTGCAGAATTTTTTGGAAAAGTGTCTTGCATTATTCTCAAAAGAAGTGTTACTATATATTTCTTGTAAGGGCGTGTAGCTCAGTGGACTAGAGCACGTGGCTACGGACCACGGTGTCGGGGGTTCGAATCCCTCCTCGCCCGTTTGAGAAGGAAAAAGTAAAAAGGCAAAAGGCAAAAGTGGGTTTTTGATAACTGGCTTTTGCTTTTTTGCTACGTGGCATTGGGCATACAAGAGGAATTGGTGCAGGGGGCAAGGGGGAGAAAACTATCCCCTTTTCTCCCTGCTCCCCTGCCCTATCTATTCCCTATTATTCAACGAATAGGCATCTGAACCACGACCTAAAGCGAAACGTAGAGATTCTAAAGTGTTTTTGCTCGATAGAGTGAGGAAGATAATTAAACCTAGTGAGGTTAAGGCGGCGGTGTAGCCATACATATTGTGATAACCGACTTTTCCAGCTACAAATCCTAGCATGGGGGCAGCGATCGCAATTCCAAAGTCAAAGCCAGCGATACACAAAGCAAAAATGCGTCCCCGTTCGTGGGGTAAGGAACGATCCGCCATTAGTGTTGTAATCATGGACATGACTGTTCCACCACCGCACCCCTCAGCCATAGCAGCCAAAATAAAGGCAAAGGTGCTATTGGCTTGGGATAAAATCACGCAAGCTAACACATAAGCAGCCACCCCGAAGGTAATAAATAAACCTCTACCGAAGCGATCGCTAGCTTTACCTGTGAAGACTCGGAAAGAGAAACTAGCGATCGCGGAAATCATAAAAAACAACCCGGCGTTAAAATCTACCGGAGTCGATTTAATAAATAACGAGACAAAAACGTGTACTGAACCCACAGATATCCCGACTAGCAACATAACTAAAGCTGGTACTCTCACCCGTTGACTGAGCAAAATCTGCCAAAATCGATGATTCTTCTCAGAATTTTGCTTATATACCTGTAAAGGTGGATTAATGACTTTTGTTGTACCCAAAAATCCTATGAAAGCTAAGGTGGAAGAGAATAAAAATAAGCCAGGATAGCCAACTTTATCTACTAAATATTCCCCCATAGCAAGCCCCATTCCAAACCCGATAGGGGCTGTCAAACTCATATAACTAATAATTTCTCCACGTCTAACCACAGGAGATAAATCTGACACTAATGCACTGTAACCAGTGGTGAAAGCCGCAACGCTGATACCATGAAATATTCGCACTAGTATCAACATGGGAATTGATGTAAAACTTAAATAACCAAAGGGTGCAAGAAAAGCTACGGCTGTACCAATTAACAAGACCAATTTACGACTATATTTATCTGCCAACTTCCCCAACGTGGGGCGAAACAGCAACAATCCGATAGCAAAACCACCCATGATAATGCCAATTTCTGGTTCACTGTTACCGAGAGTCTTCACGTAAACAGGTAGTACGGGCAGAAACATGGATGTACTAGACCAGAATAATAAACCTGCCGCAAATAAAATCAGCAGGTTACGTCTAAGATTTGTGTCAAAAGTATG contains:
- a CDS encoding NAD(P)/FAD-dependent oxidoreductase; the encoded protein is MTVSKLDTTQNLVATQDKHLIIGAGFVGLGMAQALQAANISYDQVDASDDIGGNWYHGVYETAHIISSRKITQFTHFPMPDSYPDFPSAQNMRDYLNSFADHFDLRRNIELNRQVKYVRPVENNRWEVTFDNGEKRLYKGVLMCNGHHWCKRFPQFKGEFNGEIIHTKDYKHPNQLQGKRVLVIGGGNSACDVAAEAARVAAKSVLSMRESVWFIPKTFAGVPVADRAKGSSPLWYQRLMTHLLIRLTFGKHEDYGLPEPKHRIFEKHPTLNSEVPYYIKHGRITAKPGVSFLDGDEVEFVDGTREVFDLIVCGTGYYVSYPFLPPELQRVEGSVVKCYEGSFLDDYKGLYFIGWEQPRGGVGSIISAYGPLFARYLKLQDEINIPLGLVLKEMGHKLPETHLYDPHKSFKQWEKANRSFHKIVKKAHQLERQHPDFQNQVIAN
- a CDS encoding Rho termination factor N-terminal domain-containing protein → MSTAELKAIAKKRGITGISKMKKDELVAVLSKS
- a CDS encoding DUF2795 domain-containing protein, whose product is MAKANPVQIQKHLKGVDYPANKQDLIQHAQQKGADQNIISLLEKLPEDEEYDTPTDVNKAIGEID
- the moaC gene encoding cyclic pyranopterin monophosphate synthase MoaC, translating into MQDTFPKNSANLTHLDHQGQAQMVDVSAKASTVREAVAAAQVRMLPETLAAIQAGNTPKGDVLATARIAGIMAAKQTSNLIPLCHPLPLQKVTVEITPDSELPGYQIRATVKTKAETGVEMEALTAVSVAALTLYDMAKALEKSMQIEAIRLISKTGGKSGDYFGA
- a CDS encoding MFS transporter, producing the protein MKAFHTFDTNLRRNLLILFAAGLLFWSSTSMFLPVLPVYVKTLGNSEPEIGIIMGGFAIGLLLFRPTLGKLADKYSRKLVLLIGTAVAFLAPFGYLSFTSIPMLILVRIFHGISVAAFTTGYSALVSDLSPVVRRGEIISYMSLTAPIGFGMGLAMGEYLVDKVGYPGLFLFSSTLAFIGFLGTTKVINPPLQVYKQNSEKNHRFWQILLSQRVRVPALVMLLVGISVGSVHVFVSLFIKSTPVDFNAGLFFMISAIASFSFRVFTGKASDRFGRGLFITFGVAAYVLACVILSQANSTFAFILAAMAEGCGGGTVMSMITTLMADRSLPHERGRIFALCIAGFDFGIAIAAPMLGFVAGKVGYHNMYGYTAALTSLGLIIFLTLSSKNTLESLRFALGRGSDAYSLNNRE